One Hermetia illucens chromosome 4, iHerIll2.2.curated.20191125, whole genome shotgun sequence DNA segment encodes these proteins:
- the LOC119655388 gene encoding dolichyldiphosphatase 1-like — protein sequence MSSNDDTSPSPTAEKHIFMDNNHLEWRPITLTLVEYPKGDLLGFLLAWASLSPLAIMAGFVALILFRRDLHTITFFCGTLINEALNQVLKHLIREPRPIERANLYTEYGMPSSHSQFAWFFATYVTLFVLIRLHHMNNNAPLERAVRLLVLIVVWILAAMVCCSRIYLRYHTWSQVLTGAFVGTLAGAFWFILTHFYLSPMFPCIVSWKISEFFLLRDTTLIPNILWFEYTVTRQESRARSRKLISMKSQ from the exons ATGTCGTCAAACGATGACACGAGTCCAAGTCCAACGGCGGAAAAACACATATTCATGGATAACAATCATTTAGAATGGCGGCCAATTACATTGACCTTAGTAGAATATCCAAAAG GAGACTTGTTAGGGTTCCTTCTAGCGTGGGCCAGCCTCTCGCCTTTGGCCATTATGGCCGGATTCGTAGCTTTAATACTATTTAGACGTGATTTACATACG ATAACGTTTTTTTGTGGTACGCTTATCAATGAAGCTCTCAACCAAGTCCTTAAACATTTGATTCGGGAGCCACGTCCCATCGAGCGGGCTAACTTATACACAGAGTACGGTATGCCGTCGAGTCATTCGCAATTTGCATGGTTTTTCGCCACATACGTGACACTATTTGTGTTGATAAG ACTGCACCACATGAACAACAATGCGCCGCTGGAACGAGCCGTGCGATTGCTTGTGCTAATAGTTGTTTGGATTCTCGCGGCAATGGTCTGCTGCAGTCGAATTTACCTGCGATATCATACGTGGAGTCAAGTGCTAACTGGAGCATTCGTAGGCACCCTAGCCGGGGCATTCTGGTTCATTCTAACGCATTTTTATTTAAGTCCGATGTTTCCTTGCATTGTTTCATG GAAAATATCGGAATTTTTCCTCTTACGAGACACAACATTAATTCCAAATATATTGTGGTTCGAATACACTGTTACACGGCAAGAATCCCGAGCCAGATCGCGAAAGTTAATCAGTATGAAATCACAGTGA